In Flavobacterium endoglycinae, one DNA window encodes the following:
- a CDS encoding zinc metalloprotease has protein sequence MRPSKQNVDNFVINKRNVTNYSEYNPLSIMHYYIPASLTPNGVGVNQMSVLSKTDISSINTCYTYPLQSIIKSGERIDLILFTHPVKSPNGLFILNFNKGMLSILDMKNQEII, from the coding sequence ATGAGACCATCAAAACAAAACGTTGATAATTTTGTAATCAATAAAAGAAATGTTACCAATTACAGCGAATATAATCCTTTGTCAATAATGCATTATTATATTCCAGCATCGCTTACCCCAAACGGAGTTGGAGTAAACCAAATGAGTGTTCTCTCAAAAACCGATATTTCTTCAATAAATACATGTTATACTTATCCGTTACAATCAATAATAAAATCTGGCGAACGTATTGATTTAATTCTTTTTACGCATCCTGTAAAATCACCAAATGGGTTATTTATTTTGAATTTCAATAAAGGAATGCTGAGTATTCTTGACATGAAAAATCAGGAGATAATTTGA
- a CDS encoding GSCFA domain-containing protein — MQFRTQIPISKSNHPIDYNSKVLSIGSCFAENMAEKFDYFKFQNETNPFGIIFNPVSIEKLFRRVCKQDFFGEKDVFFHNERWHSFEVHSDLSNSDRQELLETLNKAVTETHKQLKEATHVIITLGTSWIYRSTESDEVVANCHKVPQKQFSKELLSTEVIQKSIQNTIELIKGLNPNINFIFTISPVRHIKDGFIENQLSKSHLLTSLHDVLKTHNSQLITHNYFPSYEIMMDELRDYRFYNEDMLHPNQIAIDYIWKLFSENYISEDSFSVMKEVDEIQKSLRHRSFNPESEQHQKFLAKLQQKINTLGIKQPHIKF, encoded by the coding sequence ATGCAATTCAGAACTCAAATCCCAATTTCAAAAAGTAACCATCCAATCGATTATAATTCGAAAGTACTTTCTATTGGTTCCTGTTTTGCAGAAAATATGGCTGAGAAATTCGACTATTTTAAATTTCAAAATGAAACCAATCCGTTTGGGATAATCTTTAATCCAGTTTCAATCGAAAAGCTGTTTCGAAGAGTCTGCAAACAAGATTTCTTCGGCGAAAAAGATGTGTTTTTTCATAACGAACGCTGGCATTCTTTCGAAGTTCATTCGGATTTAAGTAATTCAGACAGACAAGAATTGCTCGAAACACTTAACAAAGCAGTTACAGAAACGCATAAACAATTAAAAGAAGCTACGCACGTCATCATCACATTGGGAACTTCATGGATTTACAGAAGTACTGAAAGCGATGAAGTTGTCGCTAATTGTCATAAAGTACCGCAGAAACAATTTTCAAAAGAATTGCTTTCGACAGAAGTTATTCAGAAAAGCATTCAAAATACAATTGAATTAATTAAGGGATTGAATCCGAACATCAATTTTATATTTACCATTTCTCCAGTTCGCCATATTAAAGATGGATTTATAGAAAACCAACTAAGCAAATCACATTTGCTTACATCACTTCACGACGTTTTAAAAACTCATAATTCACAACTCATAACTCATAATTATTTTCCTTCTTATGAAATCATGATGGACGAACTCCGCGATTATCGTTTTTACAACGAAGATATGCTTCATCCCAACCAAATTGCGATTGATTACATTTGGAAACTTTTCAGTGAAAATTACATTTCAGAAGACAGTTTTTCAGTTATGAAAGAAGTAGATGAAATCCAGAAAAGCCTTCGCCACCGCAGTTTTAATCCCGAGTCAGAACAGCACCAAAAATTCTTAGCCAAACTGCAGCAAAAGATAAATACTTTAGGAATAAAACAGCCCCATATAAAATTCTAA
- a CDS encoding translocation/assembly module TamB domain-containing protein, which produces MNKKPVYFLKKTLRILLWCGISVIALLLLIIILIQVPSVQNFVKDKAVTYLHKKIKTKVSLDKILIKFPKDVVLEGFYFEDQKKDTLLAGKRLEVDVDLFKLVSSELEINSVSLENVKANISRNKDGVFNFDYIIKAFESKEPKVEDPNSKPFKISVVKVNLDQVKFNFKDDYSKNDIRVNLTHFDTKFREFDLDNMKFNIPRINLDGLKLVLDQDFVEKIAEVSVETVDTISKRKDFNLELGKISLSKIDILYDNKDSKLNSGIRLGNLNLIVNEIDLNKQFLDFDTFEVKNLKGNLRLGAKDKQIQTPNLDSTAIKQAGWKVKLNDADLENIAFKFDDMQSKPKTKGIDYMHLDLNKFNFKAEKLYYGNDTISGNIKTLTVNEKSGLQIQALKTEFFYGPQNASLDNLYLKTPQTLVQDKVKAQYKSLASLQKDLGNLAVDANLKQSKIGFKDILLFVPDLQKTNPFKSNPNAVVYIDSRVNGKVKDLNISKFEMSGIGATKVSLSGKIAGLPEAQKAYYDLNIKKISSTSKDINMFVPTGTIPKNIQLPSQLNLQGKFKGSIQNFKTNLALNSSFGNAKIDALFDQRIKKREKYDADVWLQEFDLGRLIKNDSIGKITLKAKVKGNGLDPKTANAVIDGLVQKAVFNRYEYKNLVLKGNIENGSFAVKSGMKDPNLNFDLTASGDTKDKYPTIKLKLNLDIADLEKLNLHAGPMKLRGNVDADITNSNPDFLNGKVFLSNVQILKDAEPIVLDSVRVIAFSDNTKNNIKISSQFLKAEVDGKYKLTTLANAVKKSLSKYIDLKTPKVNAESDEQRLAFTLTVNNDPILFKLIPKLTGLEPIKITGKYNNATDSLEVRGTIPRITYGENTISDGKINIEAKENALEYSISIATIESGSLKVPFTTLKGDVQNNILTYALEVQDAKQKQQYYIAGEFKTEDSKNIVKLDAENFVLNYDKWNVDPENAIEFGEKRLYVNKFNLDNNGNELKVQSQGTQDNAPLQVDFVNFKIETIMNMVKKDEVLMQGLINGNAVVENVMTNPTFTSDLKIDDFAFKGEKVGDLEVKLDNKTANTLAANVTLSDEGNDLKLTGDYQLKAGNFDFDIDINKLNIKSIQGFTMGNITEGTGYLSGNFKVTGNTAAPQINGELNFNDTGFRVTQLNSYFKTKNEKITFSNETITFDKFSLFDENDNELYVNGNIKSPDFRKYNFDLVVEANDFRAINSKAKDNDLFYGDLFLDTKLNVKGNLDSPVIDGTVKINKETKFTVVLPQSDPSIADREGIVEFVNEDNMYLKQTVELENQLNQSELKGMDVNVAISIDKEAELTLLIDKSNGDYLNLKGEAELVGGIDQSGKTTLTGKYEFSDGAYQMNFNGIKRKFDIQKGSFITWNGEPTMANVNITAIYKVNTAPIDLLGNQLKSESTTIQNTYKQKLPFNTLLKMNGELMKPEISFGIELPEGNYNVSSDVVELTQSRLKQLEQDPAELNKQVFALLLLNRFVGENPFQSESGGVNAESFARQSVSKILSQQLNNLAGELITGFEVNFDLESTEDYTTGTMQNRTDLNVEVSKKLLDDRLKVTVGSSFGVEGQERANEESTNIAGDVALDYQLTKDGRYMVRAYRKNQYQVAVEGQVIETGVAFVITMSYNKFRELFHRTEQERELIREEKLRKEKEKQKKREAKEKEKLQENQQENQIEGNEQKT; this is translated from the coding sequence ATGAATAAGAAACCCGTTTATTTTCTTAAAAAAACACTTCGCATTCTGCTTTGGTGCGGGATTTCTGTAATCGCCTTGTTATTGCTTATTATAATTTTGATTCAGGTTCCGTCCGTACAAAATTTCGTTAAAGATAAAGCCGTTACCTATCTCCATAAGAAAATAAAAACTAAGGTTTCTCTCGATAAAATCCTCATTAAATTTCCTAAAGATGTAGTTCTGGAAGGTTTCTATTTTGAAGATCAAAAAAAAGATACTTTACTGGCAGGTAAACGTTTAGAAGTAGATGTCGACCTTTTTAAACTTGTTAGCAGCGAACTCGAAATCAACTCTGTTTCTCTTGAAAATGTAAAAGCTAATATTTCGAGAAACAAAGACGGCGTTTTCAATTTCGATTATATCATAAAAGCATTCGAATCTAAAGAACCAAAAGTTGAAGATCCGAATAGCAAACCGTTTAAAATATCGGTGGTAAAAGTCAATTTGGATCAGGTTAAATTCAATTTTAAAGACGATTACTCTAAAAACGATATTCGGGTAAACTTGACACATTTTGATACGAAATTTAGGGAATTCGACTTGGATAATATGAAGTTTAATATTCCGAGAATCAATCTCGATGGATTAAAACTAGTTTTAGATCAAGATTTTGTCGAAAAAATCGCTGAAGTTTCGGTTGAAACTGTCGATACCATTTCGAAAAGAAAAGATTTCAATTTAGAACTCGGAAAAATCAGCCTTTCTAAAATTGATATTCTTTATGATAACAAAGATTCCAAACTTAATTCGGGTATTCGTTTAGGAAATTTAAATTTAATAGTAAATGAGATTGATCTTAATAAACAGTTTTTGGATTTTGATACTTTTGAAGTTAAAAATCTTAAAGGAAATTTGCGTCTGGGTGCAAAAGATAAGCAGATTCAAACACCAAATTTAGATTCAACAGCCATAAAACAAGCGGGTTGGAAAGTAAAGCTGAACGATGCTGATTTAGAAAATATTGCTTTCAAATTTGATGATATGCAGTCAAAACCCAAAACAAAAGGAATTGATTATATGCATTTGGATTTGAATAAATTCAACTTTAAAGCAGAGAAATTATATTACGGAAACGATACCATTTCGGGAAATATAAAAACACTGACCGTAAACGAAAAAAGCGGTTTACAGATTCAGGCATTAAAAACCGAATTCTTTTATGGACCTCAAAATGCGTCTTTGGATAATTTGTATTTAAAAACACCGCAGACATTAGTACAGGACAAAGTAAAAGCTCAATATAAATCGCTTGCATCACTTCAAAAAGATTTAGGAAATCTAGCTGTCGATGCCAATTTAAAACAATCTAAAATTGGTTTCAAAGACATTCTGTTATTCGTTCCAGATTTACAGAAAACAAATCCGTTTAAGAGCAATCCAAATGCGGTTGTATATATAGACAGCCGTGTAAACGGAAAAGTAAAAGATTTGAATATTTCAAAATTTGAAATGAGTGGTATTGGCGCGACAAAAGTTTCCCTTTCGGGGAAGATCGCTGGACTTCCTGAAGCTCAAAAAGCTTATTATGATTTGAATATCAAGAAGATTTCGAGCACTTCAAAAGACATCAATATGTTTGTGCCAACTGGAACAATTCCGAAGAATATTCAATTGCCTTCGCAGTTAAATTTGCAGGGAAAATTTAAAGGTTCAATTCAGAATTTTAAAACCAATCTGGCTTTAAACAGCAGTTTTGGAAATGCTAAGATCGATGCCTTATTCGATCAGCGCATTAAGAAAAGAGAAAAATACGATGCAGATGTGTGGCTGCAGGAATTTGATTTAGGCCGATTAATCAAAAATGATTCAATTGGAAAAATTACCCTTAAAGCAAAAGTTAAAGGAAATGGTTTAGATCCAAAAACTGCTAATGCGGTAATTGACGGTTTGGTTCAGAAAGCTGTTTTTAACCGATATGAATATAAAAATCTAGTATTAAAAGGAAATATCGAAAACGGATCTTTTGCCGTAAAATCGGGAATGAAAGATCCAAATTTAAATTTTGATTTAACAGCCAGCGGTGATACAAAAGACAAATATCCAACCATCAAATTAAAATTAAATCTGGATATTGCCGATTTAGAAAAACTCAACTTACACGCGGGGCCAATGAAACTGCGCGGTAATGTCGACGCCGATATTACTAACAGCAATCCTGATTTCTTAAACGGAAAAGTATTTTTGTCGAATGTTCAGATTTTGAAAGATGCTGAGCCAATCGTTTTAGATTCGGTTCGTGTAATTGCGTTTTCAGATAACACCAAAAATAATATTAAAATTTCGTCTCAGTTTTTAAAAGCAGAAGTTGACGGGAAATACAAATTAACAACGCTTGCCAATGCAGTAAAAAAATCACTATCGAAATATATTGATTTAAAAACTCCAAAAGTAAACGCAGAATCAGATGAGCAAAGATTAGCGTTTACCTTAACGGTTAATAATGACCCGATTCTTTTTAAACTGATTCCAAAATTAACTGGCTTAGAGCCGATTAAAATTACGGGAAAATATAATAATGCGACCGATTCATTAGAGGTTAGAGGAACTATTCCAAGAATCACGTATGGAGAAAACACTATTTCTGACGGAAAAATAAATATTGAAGCCAAAGAAAATGCTTTAGAATACTCGATTTCTATCGCTACAATCGAAAGCGGTTCGTTAAAAGTTCCATTTACCACTTTAAAAGGTGATGTGCAGAATAATATTTTGACGTATGCTCTTGAAGTTCAGGACGCCAAACAAAAACAACAATATTATATAGCTGGAGAATTTAAAACAGAAGATTCTAAAAACATTGTAAAACTCGATGCCGAAAACTTTGTTTTAAATTACGATAAATGGAATGTTGATCCAGAAAATGCTATCGAATTTGGCGAAAAAAGACTTTATGTAAACAAATTCAATCTTGATAATAACGGGAACGAATTAAAAGTTCAGTCGCAGGGAACGCAGGACAACGCACCTTTACAGGTCGATTTTGTAAACTTCAAAATTGAGACCATCATGAATATGGTGAAAAAAGACGAAGTTTTGATGCAGGGTTTAATTAACGGAAATGCAGTTGTCGAAAATGTAATGACAAACCCCACTTTTACATCAGACTTAAAAATTGATGATTTTGCTTTTAAAGGAGAAAAAGTCGGCGATTTAGAAGTAAAATTAGACAACAAAACAGCCAATACTCTTGCAGCCAATGTGACGTTAAGTGACGAAGGAAATGACCTTAAATTAACGGGAGATTATCAACTTAAAGCTGGAAATTTTGATTTTGATATCGATATCAATAAACTCAACATAAAAAGCATTCAGGGCTTTACAATGGGTAACATTACCGAAGGAACTGGATATCTATCTGGGAACTTTAAAGTAACCGGAAATACTGCAGCACCACAGATTAATGGAGAATTAAATTTTAATGATACTGGTTTTAGAGTCACACAACTTAATTCATATTTTAAAACTAAAAACGAAAAAATCACTTTCAGCAATGAGACGATTACTTTTGATAAATTCTCTCTTTTTGATGAAAACGATAACGAATTATATGTAAACGGGAATATAAAATCGCCTGATTTTAGAAAATACAATTTTGATTTAGTAGTCGAAGCCAATGATTTCAGAGCCATAAATTCGAAAGCAAAAGATAATGATTTGTTCTATGGCGATTTGTTTCTGGATACCAAACTGAATGTTAAAGGAAATCTGGATAGTCCTGTTATTGATGGAACAGTTAAAATCAATAAAGAAACCAAATTTACAGTGGTGCTGCCGCAGTCAGATCCTTCGATTGCAGATCGTGAAGGAATTGTTGAATTTGTGAATGAAGACAATATGTACTTAAAGCAGACTGTTGAGCTGGAAAATCAGTTAAATCAGTCTGAGCTTAAAGGAATGGATGTAAATGTTGCCATTTCAATTGATAAAGAAGCAGAATTGACTTTATTAATCGATAAATCAAATGGGGATTATTTGAATTTGAAAGGTGAAGCAGAACTAGTCGGCGGAATCGATCAATCTGGAAAAACAACTCTGACAGGTAAATATGAATTTTCGGATGGTGCTTATCAAATGAACTTCAATGGAATAAAAAGAAAATTTGATATCCAAAAAGGAAGTTTCATAACCTGGAACGGTGAACCAACAATGGCTAATGTTAATATAACCGCAATTTATAAAGTCAACACGGCGCCGATCGATTTACTGGGCAATCAGTTGAAAAGCGAAAGTACAACGATACAAAACACATACAAACAAAAACTTCCGTTCAATACCTTATTGAAAATGAATGGAGAATTAATGAAACCGGAAATCTCTTTTGGAATTGAACTGCCAGAAGGTAATTACAATGTTTCATCAGATGTAGTTGAACTGACACAAAGCAGATTAAAACAATTAGAACAAGATCCGGCTGAATTAAACAAACAAGTTTTTGCCCTTTTATTACTTAACCGATTTGTGGGCGAAAATCCTTTCCAAAGTGAAAGCGGCGGTGTAAATGCCGAATCGTTTGCCAGACAGAGTGTGAGTAAGATCCTTTCGCAGCAATTAAACAATCTGGCTGGAGAACTTATTACAGGATTTGAAGTCAATTTCGATCTGGAATCTACTGAAGATTATACAACTGGAACCATGCAGAACAGAACTGATTTGAATGTTGAGGTTTCTAAAAAACTGCTGGACGATAGATTAAAAGTTACAGTAGGAAGCAGTTTTGGAGTAGAAGGACAGGAACGTGCCAATGAAGAAAGCACCAATATTGCCGGAGACGTTGCCCTTGATTATCAATTAACAAAAGACGGACGTTATATGGTTCGCGCTTATAGAAAAAACCAGTATCAGGTAGCTGTTGAAGGTCAGGTTATTGAAACCGGAGTTGCCTTTGTCATTACGATGAGTTACAATAAATTCAGAGAACTTTTCCATCGTACCGAACAGGAAAGGGAATTGATAAGAGAAGAAAAACTTCGTAAAGAGAAAGAAAAACAAAAAAAGAGAGAAGCAAAAGAAAAGGAAAAATTACAGGAAAATCAGCAAGAAAACCAAATTGAAGGAAATGAACAAAAAACATAA
- the alaS gene encoding alanine--tRNA ligase produces MKSQDVRKQFLDFFESKGHTIVPSAPIVLKDDPTLMFNNSGMAQFKEFFLGNGTPKSPRIADTQKCLRVSGKHNDLEDVGFDTYHHTMFEMLGNWSFGDYFKKEAINWAWQLLTEVYKIPKENLYVSVFEGSKEDNVPFDQEAWDIWKTLIDEDRIILGNKKDNFWEMGDQGPCGPCSEIHVDLRPEAEKALVSGKSLVNNDHPQVIEIWNNVFMEFNRKADGSLEKLPAQHVDTGMGFERLCMALQGKTSNYDTDVFTPLIEKVEQITGLKYTSDAVKNISEEQNKVNIAIRVVVDHVRAVAFAIADGQLPSNTGAGYVIRRILRRAIRYGFTFLNTKEPFINKLVEVLADQMGQFFPEIKSQQQLVTNVIREEEASFLRTLEQGLQLLENVVAETTGKEVLGAKVFELYDTFGFPKDLTALILKEKGFSYNEAEFEVELQKQKARSRAASEVSTEDWNVLIPGNVETFVGYDKTENEVKITRIRKVDSKKDGILYQIVLDNTPFYPEGGGQVGDKGTLVSANETIEIIDTKKENNLILHFAKQLPENIEAAFTAKVNTDLRTSTSKNHSATHLMHLALRNILGTHVEQKGSLVNPNYLRFDFSHFSKVSDEEIKQVEASVNAQIEAQLQLVEYRNIPIQEALDKGAMALFGEKYGDTVRMIEFGDSKELCGGIHVKNTADIWHFKIISEGAVAAGIRRIEAITGDAVKNFYQNQENTLSEIKETLKNPQDILKSVASLQDDNAKLKKQVEQLLKEKVSALKTELEKDFQEVNGVNFLAKQVDLSMASTKELASVLGSSKANSFVFLASIEDGLPNIHCYIAKELVTSKSLNANAVIKELGKYIDGNGGGQPFFASGKGKNANGIAEALAKAIEFVK; encoded by the coding sequence ATGAAATCACAAGACGTACGTAAACAATTTTTAGATTTTTTTGAGAGTAAAGGGCATACTATTGTTCCTTCAGCTCCTATTGTTCTTAAAGACGACCCAACCCTAATGTTCAATAACTCGGGAATGGCCCAGTTTAAAGAATTTTTCTTAGGAAACGGAACTCCAAAAAGTCCAAGAATAGCCGATACGCAAAAATGTCTTCGTGTTTCAGGAAAACATAATGACCTTGAAGATGTTGGTTTTGATACCTATCACCATACCATGTTTGAAATGCTTGGAAACTGGTCTTTTGGAGATTATTTCAAAAAAGAAGCAATTAACTGGGCATGGCAGCTTTTGACAGAAGTATATAAAATTCCAAAAGAAAATCTGTATGTTTCTGTTTTTGAAGGAAGTAAAGAAGATAATGTTCCTTTTGACCAAGAAGCTTGGGATATCTGGAAAACTTTAATCGACGAAGACCGAATTATTTTAGGAAATAAGAAAGATAATTTCTGGGAAATGGGAGATCAGGGACCATGCGGACCTTGTTCTGAAATTCACGTTGATTTACGTCCAGAAGCTGAAAAAGCTTTAGTTAGTGGAAAAAGTCTTGTAAATAATGATCATCCGCAGGTAATTGAAATCTGGAATAATGTATTCATGGAATTCAACCGTAAAGCCGATGGTTCTTTAGAAAAACTTCCTGCACAGCACGTAGATACCGGAATGGGATTTGAGCGTTTGTGTATGGCTTTACAAGGGAAAACATCTAATTACGATACAGATGTTTTTACACCGCTAATTGAAAAAGTAGAGCAGATTACAGGTTTAAAATATACATCTGATGCGGTTAAAAACATCAGCGAAGAACAAAACAAAGTCAATATTGCCATTCGTGTAGTGGTAGATCACGTTCGTGCGGTTGCTTTTGCAATTGCTGACGGACAATTACCATCAAATACAGGAGCGGGTTATGTAATTCGTAGAATTTTACGTCGTGCAATTCGTTACGGATTTACATTCTTAAATACAAAAGAACCTTTTATCAATAAACTGGTAGAAGTGTTAGCAGATCAAATGGGACAATTTTTCCCAGAAATCAAATCACAGCAGCAATTAGTTACCAATGTAATTCGTGAAGAAGAAGCGTCTTTCTTAAGAACTTTAGAGCAAGGACTACAATTGTTAGAAAATGTTGTGGCAGAAACTACAGGAAAAGAAGTTTTAGGAGCAAAGGTTTTTGAATTGTATGATACTTTTGGTTTTCCAAAGGATTTGACAGCTTTGATTTTAAAAGAAAAAGGTTTCTCTTATAATGAAGCAGAATTCGAAGTTGAATTGCAAAAACAAAAAGCACGTTCTCGTGCGGCTTCTGAAGTTTCTACAGAAGATTGGAATGTTTTGATTCCTGGAAATGTAGAAACATTTGTAGGTTATGATAAAACAGAAAACGAAGTAAAAATCACTCGAATTAGAAAAGTTGATTCTAAAAAAGATGGTATTCTATACCAGATTGTTTTAGATAATACACCGTTTTATCCAGAAGGAGGAGGACAAGTTGGAGATAAAGGAACACTTGTTTCTGCAAATGAAACAATCGAGATTATCGATACTAAAAAAGAAAATAACTTGATTTTACATTTTGCAAAACAGCTTCCAGAAAACATTGAGGCTGCTTTTACTGCAAAAGTAAATACTGATTTAAGAACATCAACTTCAAAAAATCACTCGGCTACGCATTTAATGCACTTGGCTTTGAGAAACATTTTAGGAACACACGTAGAACAAAAAGGATCATTGGTAAATCCTAATTATTTACGTTTTGATTTTTCGCATTTCAGTAAAGTTTCTGATGAAGAAATTAAACAAGTTGAAGCTTCTGTAAATGCTCAAATTGAAGCGCAGTTACAATTAGTCGAATACAGAAATATTCCAATTCAGGAAGCATTAGATAAGGGCGCAATGGCTTTATTTGGTGAAAAATATGGCGATACTGTTCGTATGATTGAATTTGGAGATAGTAAAGAATTATGTGGAGGTATTCACGTAAAGAACACTGCAGATATCTGGCATTTCAAAATTATTTCTGAAGGTGCTGTTGCAGCTGGGATCCGTCGTATTGAAGCGATTACAGGAGATGCAGTGAAAAACTTCTATCAAAATCAAGAAAACACATTATCTGAGATAAAAGAAACACTTAAAAATCCACAGGATATTTTAAAATCTGTAGCTTCACTTCAAGACGATAATGCGAAACTTAAAAAACAAGTTGAGCAATTGCTTAAAGAAAAAGTAAGTGCATTAAAAACCGAACTTGAAAAAGATTTTCAAGAAGTGAACGGAGTTAATTTCCTTGCAAAACAAGTAGATTTGAGCATGGCATCGACTAAAGAATTAGCTTCGGTATTAGGAAGTTCGAAAGCAAATTCATTTGTGTTTTTAGCTTCTATTGAAGATGGTTTACCAAATATTCATTGTTATATCGCAAAAGAATTAGTGACTTCAAAAAGTCTGAATGCTAATGCGGTTATCAAAGAATTAGGAAAATATATTGATGGAAATGGAGGAGGACAACCTTTCTTCGCTTCTGGAAAAGGTAAAAATGCAAACGGAATTGCAGAAGCATTAGCGAAAGCAATTGAGTTTGTGAAATAA
- a CDS encoding ABC transporter ATP-binding protein gives MKLLYSYIVKHKLLLFFALIMASINICFSLSDSIITGKLMQDCGVGLHKYQGNPTGFIKALSFWLGLSLGAAMISRITKNFQDYFTNVVIQRTGAQMYTDGIKKSLDLPYAEFEDQRSGETLSKLTKVRSDSEKLITLSISLIFQTIVGFIFVIFYVARIDFRISLIFLITAPIIALVSSYLGKKIKIVSKKIVNQTNALAGSTTESLRNIELVKSLGLTYQEEKRLNLNTFKILQLELEKIRFIRSLSFIQGTTVHFLRTCVVFTLYYFLFGGKIIVGDLLTMVFFTFFIFGPLQELGNFIIALNETKVSMENFKTLLSAPKEFRPKNPKHVGAIQSLLFDNVSFQHKTAKFKAVENINFEIKQGQTVAFVGPSGSGKTTLVKLLVGLYTPAEGQVLYNDIDSTEIDLLDLRKQLGFVTQDAQLFSGTIRENLLFVKPNATDEELYDALKRASCDKLLRRAEDGLNTTIGEGGIKVSGGEKQRLSIARAILRNPNLLIFDEATSALDSITEEEINDTIRNISDKNRITVLIAHRLSTVMHADRIFVLEQGKIIEQGKHDDLIVEKGLYYAMWRQQIGERK, from the coding sequence ATGAAATTATTATATTCTTATATAGTCAAGCATAAATTATTGTTGTTTTTTGCTTTGATTATGGCTTCTATAAACATTTGTTTCAGTTTATCAGATTCTATTATTACCGGTAAATTAATGCAGGACTGCGGAGTTGGTTTACACAAATACCAAGGAAATCCAACTGGTTTCATCAAAGCATTATCTTTCTGGCTTGGACTTTCGCTTGGTGCAGCGATGATTTCCAGAATTACCAAAAACTTTCAAGATTACTTTACCAATGTTGTCATTCAGAGAACGGGTGCGCAAATGTATACTGATGGTATTAAAAAATCACTTGACCTTCCGTATGCCGAATTTGAAGATCAGCGAAGCGGTGAAACTTTAAGCAAACTGACCAAGGTTCGTTCTGATTCGGAAAAGTTAATTACACTTTCCATTTCACTTATTTTCCAAACAATTGTTGGTTTTATTTTTGTGATTTTCTATGTCGCAAGAATTGATTTCCGAATTTCACTTATCTTTTTAATTACTGCTCCCATTATTGCTTTGGTAAGTTCTTATTTGGGTAAAAAAATCAAAATTGTTTCAAAGAAAATTGTCAACCAGACTAATGCGCTAGCAGGTTCCACAACCGAAAGTTTGCGAAACATCGAATTGGTAAAAAGTCTTGGATTGACGTATCAAGAAGAGAAACGTTTGAATTTGAATACTTTTAAAATTCTTCAGCTAGAATTGGAGAAAATCCGTTTTATCAGAAGTTTAAGTTTTATACAAGGAACAACAGTTCACTTTTTAAGAACCTGTGTGGTTTTCACTTTATATTATTTCTTGTTTGGTGGAAAAATTATTGTGGGCGATTTATTGACGATGGTATTTTTTACTTTTTTTATTTTTGGTCCGCTTCAGGAACTTGGAAACTTCATTATTGCTTTGAATGAAACCAAAGTTTCGATGGAAAATTTCAAAACATTATTAAGCGCTCCAAAAGAATTCCGTCCGAAAAACCCAAAACATGTTGGAGCAATTCAATCTCTATTGTTTGATAATGTGAGTTTTCAGCATAAAACGGCTAAGTTCAAAGCGGTTGAAAATATCAATTTCGAAATCAAACAAGGACAGACCGTTGCTTTTGTCGGGCCTTCTGGTTCCGGAAAAACTACTTTGGTAAAATTATTAGTGGGGCTTTACACGCCTGCTGAGGGTCAGGTATTATATAATGATATTGATTCTACCGAAATTGATTTACTAGACTTACGCAAACAGTTAGGTTTTGTAACTCAAGATGCTCAATTGTTCTCGGGTACCATTCGTGAAAACTTATTGTTCGTAAAACCAAATGCAACCGACGAAGAGTTATACGACGCTTTAAAAAGAGCCAGCTGTGATAAACTTTTAAGACGTGCCGAAGATGGTTTAAATACTACTATTGGTGAAGGTGGAATTAAGGTTTCTGGTGGTGAAAAGCAGCGTCTGTCCATTGCTAGAGCAATTTTAAGAAATCCGAATTTATTGATTTTTGATGAAGCAACTTCCGCTTTGGATTCAATTACTGAAGAAGAAATCAACGACACCATTCGAAACATTTCAGACAAAAACCGAATCACGGTTTTAATTGCACACCGCTTATCAACCGTAATGCACGCTGACAGAATATTTGTTCTGGAACAAGGTAAAATCATCGAACAAGGTAAACATGATGATTTAATTGTAGAAAAAGGACTTTATTATGCTATGTGGCGCCAGCAGATTGGGGAGCGAAAGTAG